cccctacgtcaggatcagagaaagtcagcgcaagagagagagagagaagtaacttgggtagcttctcagccatctgccaatagcgtcccttgtatgaaatcaactgggcaaaccaactgaggaagcatgtaccagaaattaaaagacccattgtccgcagaaatccgcgaaccagcaaaaaatccgcgatatatatttaaatatgcttacatataaaatccgcgatagagtgaagccgcgaaaggcgaagcgcgatatagcgagggatcactgtattaactTATTCACCAGTATAAAAGAGCCATAGCGGTTAAAGTACCCGTCATGAACACTTTTATAAACCACAACAACTGTCCATGCAGTTTAGACTTTAAAATAAGTTGCATTGTAGTTAATGCTTACTGGATCTCGTGCATTGgtctttttatttgctttataaagtgtgtttttATGCTACTTGCAGTGAAAGTTACAGTATAAAGTATAAAGACTGATTGTTTGAAGTTCATTGCTGATGGGCCTGTGACCAAAAATGCAGACATAAaaatagatggaaggatgggtgATATCCACTAACACAGGTTTCTGAAGGTTTGGTACTGTGATCTGACCTTGCTATTCTTCTCTCCATATGGTGGAGCAGTCTGACAGAGTGATGCTTCTGCCAGAATCACTGGGACATTTTTCCAATGGTTTAGAAATGATTGATCCACTGTGCCAGTCTAGAGTGCTTTTGTGCCTACAGGCTTAGAAGAGGTCATCATCAATAGCAGGCTGCATTTTTCATTCATCCTGTCTGCAAAGTGATCCCTCTTTCCAACTGTGCCAGTTACCCGTTAAAATTCAGACGTTGTTTATGCATAAAAGGGCTGCAAGGAGCTGGAGCCTACCCGAGGAGTACAGACCAAGAAGCAGGAATCAACCCTAGAAAGGACAGACAGacaattgcagggcacacacaaatcAGTTTACACGTgatagacattttaaaatacatttttagtggAGGCCTacagaaaactgacaaaaaacaagaAGAGAACATACATACTCCAGACAGGTCATGACTGAACTATTTCATGTGCCCAGGGGCCTGGAGCTGTAAAGAAGAAGTGTTACCCTTATATGAGTATATGACAGTTTCAGAAATAGATTATCGTTGTATTATATAGTTAAGTAATTCACTTTCACACTTGTAGAACTGGGCACACACCATTTAAACTGAATGTATAGCGCACATCCAAAGGTAAAAACTAAAGAGACCAGAAGGAGAGAAATAAATGATCAAacaacacaacaaaaaccctctcCCTTGGGGCCTTCACATAATCATCTCTACTAGGTGAGGTGGCCACCTCACCTCCAAAATACCATAAAACACACCAAACAGTGGCTTTTATTCTTACTCCTATTGTTCACACTTAAACTCTCGTCCAGATtctgacttccctgcagcttgaAGCACCTATAATATTACTGTGGGTTCACTTCTGCCCCATCCCAGGAATCACTTTGGGATCAAAGACCACCCCCGTTTAGAACAACACGATTATACATGTGTACCAATCCAATACTATCATGAGAAAAGATTAGATCAGGTCTGCTGCCACAAAGCCTCTTCCTAGTAAGAAAATGACATCTCTGTCTCTTACTGCATATTCAAAGCCTGTTAGCAGCCCATTTTTTTAGGCTATTCCTGTTTTGGATGTGTCAGACCTGAACAGAGCACACTTTCAGTGAAACACTTCTGAAAGGTACACCATAGGTCTCTTTCTCAGTAGGCAGTTTTGGTGTAGAGAAACTGCCTTATTGACAGAGACAATTAACTGCCACTATGTCTGTCTCCTCTGGTTTTGAAAATCCCTCATCTGTTCTCTATTTCCTGCCCCCATGCATTGACCAGTCCTCAGTGCCCCTTAATGGTGCAGTTCCCTTTTCTAGTTATGGACAGTACAACATCATCacacaattagacacacaataaGATAAGACAACACTTATGTGACACTGCTACACTTGCACTTATTCACACCAAACCAAATCTGAGTTGATGATTAACATGTACATTATTTGAACGTAGGAGGAAAACTGACATACCAGTAAAACAAACAGATACACAAAGGAGGATTACAATCTCGCTACAATCTGcgtctgtggcttgttgctggaTGAGAAGAAAAGAACCAGTTAAAATTCTATACACTAACAAGATGTTTTGTTAGCAATAATAATTGACTCAAACAAAATCTTTGAGCCACTGTTGCCCACCAAAAGCAGAATTTGATACTCCTGCACTGGAGGGACAGCCATATGGTGCCCCCCTAGTAAATGGAGGGAAGACAGTTGTTTCTTTTAAGTCATACTTGGCACCAGTTTTCCCAGTTAGGCATATTTAGCTGCCACCTATTGACCAGCATGGCTTGCGGCCACCAGCCAATCCTCCATGTTATGTTAGATGCCTTGTATTATTATGGAGGAGCCTGCTTTTCAGCCTTTACCATTACCCTGGAAAAGTTTTCTACCCTACTGTATGCCAAGTTGCTTTCTCCCCGCCAGTGTGAGTTTCTCTTTAAACTACCCTTTGCAGCCTTAGTTGTGGCCTTGCCCTGACAACGTCTTGTTAGCTAGGCAATCGTTCACAAACTCAGTCTGCAAGTGTGAAAGCTTTTAATCAGGCTTAACCAACTCATTTTTACAGCGTACtaatttttttctgcttccttCTTGGAGCCAAAACTGACAGCCAAGtagctggttttctttttttgaccaCAAGGTACTTCTGCCCCTGAATGAATTGCAGATGTTCACATCATGACCACATGAATGATAGAAGATTATATCCTTCCACTCAACCTCACTCCACTTCACACTCACTTCTGCTCAGTATCTACACACCAGGGATGAGATTATAGAGTCTCTGCTAAGACGCCAAGGCCTATGACTGTACAGACATTGTTCTATAAGAGCACAAACTGCAGAGGTTTGCCAGCATGTGACCAGAGTGTTCAGAGCAGCCCACTCTTTCCAAATGAGAAAGAATGCAGCTTACCAGCTCGTTCAGGTGAGCATTTTTGCTGACAGCATTGCAGTGCTCAGAAAGCAAGAATGACACACTCTGCATATGAGGGAGGGGATAATGCAGCACATATTGAAATTGAAATTGCCTACAGGGATATCCATGTGCAATAGGGTTGAAGGACACTGTGTCCTGATGGGCAATTGTGCCTGTGATTTGTATATATAAGAGTGCAGCTTACGGCACTAATCAGATCTGTGGTAGCGAAAGAAGAGACATGAATCCCTggtcaaaagtgaagaaaaagacCGCTATTCTGCGAGTGATCAGGAAGCCCCAGACAGAAGGTGAGATATGTCCTTTGTGTGGTTTATAAGTGCAGAGGTGCAAGTTCTTCCAATTTCCTATGTAATTTACACAATCTCAGAAGCTTGCTTTTTTATGCTGAATGAAAATGTGTTGTGTACACAAATGGTGGTTGTGGTGGGGTGGCTTGGCAGAATAACACAGTGGCAAAAGCCAGTAACTGTATATGTGGTGACAATTCTCTGCAGTATGATTAGCTTTTTACCAAAATGTGTGGTGCATCACTTCATGATTACACCTAGTGAGACCTTTGCACAAGCAGAAGCAAATGTCCGGATGTTACTCCAAGTCACATGGTTGTTCAGATTAGCTTCCTGCAGTAGATCTCTTGAGATTTTAGTATGGCAACTTCTCTAAACCTGGAACACACAACTGTGTTTTCTTCACTCTTTTAATGTGTCAGTGTTAGTGGATACATTTTCTGGTAATAAAGCTAGGTTCATGTTTATCACTTCATCTATTTGCTTCTTTTCCCCACTCTGCCCATATCATCTGAACCTGTGTTTGTCTGGACATTTGTCTGTTGCTTGCCCCTCTTTTGTAATATCTGCCTTGAGATGGCAGAATGCCCCCCTGCTCCACCAGGCTTTGAAGATGATGGCAATATTGTGGCACCATTGGATGGGCTGCAGATTTCTGGGGAATTATCTTGGAGCAAAAGTGACCTCTTCATGCCACCAGGTGGTGGGCAAAATCAGGTATAAGGACTTCTATCCAAGAAGTGCATGCAGACCACCTAGAGATTTGTTCTTTCTCCTACCTGATCTTCTCCTTTACTGCTATAAGACTTCTCTCTTTGCTAGAAAAAGCAACCAATTCGCATCACCTGTGCATTAATATCTCCACATTACAACTTTCTCTTAAACCTGGAAGTTCTTCGCTGCATCCCTTTTAGTCACCTCCTATCCCAATTTCCAGTGTGGTTTTCCTTCAACCCCAATATATTAGCTGCATTTTATTTCACAGAAAGACtgggttatatttttgaatatgccTCCAAAATGTGACCATTATATGCCAATTGTTAAtgtagatttttttaatgtagttttgttttaaatgcttaaGTATTGTAATGCAATGGCTACGCTTTACTCTTCTTCCCTCTTCCCACATGAATACACAGGAAACAGGCAACACAGATCTCTCGACTAGAAGCTGTAATAATCAGTTAACAGAGAATTTTGGTACTGCTCGCCTAGtgtaaaattaagttttattcTTAGGAAATCAATCTCACTGAATTGTAGTTTGGGCCAGAAACCACCTAACCATTATGGGAATGCTAGGGTGCCACTGGAGGCAGATGAGAGCCACTCATATTCTAGTGTCTCCAGTTTCAGCCACCCATTTGGAGTCAGGAAAAGACTGTGGTGTGGGCAGAGCATCTGGCagagggagagaaaaagaaaatgtgaagaaagacGACAGTGCCTACAGCAATGTCAAGCAGCAGGGAAAGAGAGCGAGTAGATTATTCATCCAAGACTTGTGCAGGAAAAATCATACAAGACTGTGTAAGGTTGGGCATCTGTGTCTCCAGTATGCAACTGATGAAGTCAGGTAGTCATGTTGGTGATGCCCATTAGGTTTTTGTGCTACAAAGTGCCACTAAGCAGTCACACTACAACTGCTATCTTGTTTCAGCATGCTTCAGTTGGTTGATGAACTTGTTTTGATCAGGGTGTCAAGAACCTGCTAGGGGTAATTTGGGCTTGTTGGCTTTTTGGTTCAGGGCTACCTTTCACTGTAATTCCCAGGTCTCTAATGTACTAAACCAAATGACATTATTTCTTCTCTAGAGTTTAGTGTAGAAATCATTCTAATGCTTGAACCTGCTTTTTCTTctgactttttttaacattttcttctgttttctttcttttaccctAAACATCTGTCTATTTATAACCTTACAGCCACATTCCTACTTTATGAAGGAAGATACAGAAGATGCCGAATTAGAGAGGATCATGAAAGACTTTCACCAGCATGAGAAAATTCTCCCTGATGGGAATGTGGAAGGGACTAATAGTCCAACCTTGTTGCGACCTCCAGTGTCGGGCAAGGCTGGCCATGAGCCAGTGTTAGACAGCGAACAAAGATATCGGGGGCAGTTGAACTCGCAGACGCCAGTGGCCCCACCCAGCCCTTCCCGTCCAAAGAGCCCCTGGGCCCGGTTTGATCCATATGACTCTGCTGAGGTAATGCAGGCAACGCTGATGTTACTCTAACTGGCGCATCATTGCCCATCATCGCGTGCTTTAGTTTTTTAGACTTGGGTTGGGGTTTGGAAAGAAACAGTAAgatattacatatttttacatatcatctgaGCAAAGCTTAGTAACATAAAGTCACTTGTGGAAATTTCACACCTGTCAACCATCTAGTCTTAGCAGAGGAAAAGTCCAATAACTAGTCAGTAAGGCTTCACACAAACATGCAATCAGTGGAAGAAGTGCAGAGATCTTAGGTACTATTTGTGCTTTGCCTTTTGTAGTCCATTCATATTAGTCTCATTGATGATGTCCGAATGTGACCTTTGCCACTCTGCCCTGTTTCATATGGTATAGCTAGTAAATCTGTCAATGGCTTAGTTTTACCAGAGGTCAAATTTGGTTCATCTCTGGCTCTGTCTACTTGTTCCAACAGCCCtttgcataaggcaggaaacaaccctagaTGGACTGACATTACCAATTAATCATACATGTCTTTGACATTTGATACAACACAGAGAAATCCCCCTctcacagggagaatgtgcaaactccacacggtcAATGGCCAGGGAAAGGAACTGAACCATGTTTCCAGGACCTGCACTGCACTAACATTAACTAcctcttttgaattttatttaacaaaagtgtAAATCACAAGTTTAGCCAAAGTGCCTGTGTTGTTGATATGCCCGTTGCAGCTGGTTGAGGGCTGAACATGAACTTTACAGCACACAACTGCATACCCTCCAGCCTACCCATTACTTTCCTTGACAGGGTGGTTCTTCCTTTCAATTTAAGATAATTACAGGAATGTCTCTATTTCTTTTTCTCAActcacttaaaaatgtaaaaggagGCTGGATGTCTCAGTGGAAGTGTGGTGCATTTGGGATAAActcaaaagcatttttaaatgagGGGTGTTACAAATCAGGTAATGGCTTGTTTGTCTTTGTGGTGGTACAGTACAATACCCAGTAAAGAGGGTATTGCCTTCTAGGTAAAAAAAGCAGTACGGTTGCAGACTGCTGGAGTGACTGCAGAACTCTTTCATAGATATATAATGATCATTTCACCTCCAGTTGacttgagaaaagaaaaataaaatatataaaacatgtagACATAGTATGCAGCATATAACTGAAAAAGTCTCTCAAACATTCCACTCACTTTAGTGTTTCTCCTTGGAATGTACCAATCCATTCAGAAATGCTAGGGGGGAATACCATATCAGGATCACTTTTCAttaaaaaacttattttttatgATAACACTTTACTAGAATATTAAGTTCAAGCAAACACCTGTGTATTTGTAAACTTGTAAACATCAAGTGCATGGTTCAGAGTTGTGTAGGTCCTTGCACTTGAGGTCTATGACACAGTGGGCTGTGCTTCTGGGATCTCGGTCAGCGTGCTGAACACAGCACAGCTATTTTAGTCTCTGGGTGTACCAAAGAAAAGTGTTTGTTTCTCCTGCACCCAGTATTGTGCAACACATTGACGCTGTCATTCTTTTATTGCCGGCAGGACCAGGAGAAGGAATATGTGGGATTTGCCACTCTGCCCAACCAGGTGCATCGCAAGTCTGTCAAGAAAGGATTTGACTTCACACTTATGGTGGCAGGTAACTtgttaaaacaagtcaacataaaacaaactataaatttcacacagtttttaataaaaagtaatattttttggcaAACTGATGACTTTTAATTTACGTTTTTAGGTAAAAGAGTACACCATCCtaatgacaaaacagccacaaatACAGAAATTGAACATAGACTACTAAGTGATCAATTTTACTTTAATGTAGTTTGCAAGGGTTTAGAGGTAAATATCATgaattttacaaatgaaaattcAACCCATTAATTAGCTGGTAGGTGAACTTTCCAAATGAGGTGGCTAAGCCAGTGAACCTTAAACACCGTGACCTGCCTCTATCTCACTGCGGGACCGTCAACAGAGCACTCAACTTGTCTCTGTTCCAGCTGTAAAAAGTATCTGTAACAACTGTGAATAATATTAATCTTGCATGAATAAACGTGCCAGAAAAACTTCAAACaccattaaaaaacacacacatacaaatatgtGGCTATGCTGGGTATACAGTATACTGGCAGTGTAGGCTGTAGGCTAACATGTAGGACTATAAAGAAACACGCTTGTCTACACCACTGATTTAATAACAAAGAACATCTCACTTCCCTTACCAGTCCccatttatataaatttaaaaacagtggTTTTATATTGTACCTGTAAAGTAAGTTTAGATGGTATTCACTTTAACAAAGTTTTATAGAAATCTACTCAAATTGCCCAGTATTCCCATGGTGAGATAATGAAAAAGTGATTTAGTATCAAACTTTATTACCCCTAAACTTATTGAAATTAAGTATTGTTAGTGCTGAAAACCTTTTTTGTATGCAatattcttagttttttttttttttcctaagaacacAAAACTCAGGAGACAGCGTAGCCCCAACAAAAGCAGATCACAGCCATGACTAGTGAGAGAAATGcttgattaaagaaaaagatCAATATAATTGTTAGAAACTAAACCCAGACTTCTTGGTTATCAAGCAGGCGTGTTAACCATCACACCACTAATGGCAGCATAGTTTCTTTGTCAATGgatcacattttaatatttctagcCACTCACTCTGACCTCAGGCTGCCCattctggaaaaaattaaaaagttatatgTAAAAACCAGAATTATGTTGAGAAATACCTGTAACAACGAAgtgcataaagaacaaacaaaaagagaTTATGCTTTATAGATAGCGAGATAAAGTTTGTTTCAAGTTTTTTCTTGTGATTTTAGGAGAATCTGGCCTGGGGAAATCGACACTGGTTAACAGTCTTTTTCTGACTGACTTGTACAAAGACAGGAAGCTACTGAATGCTGAAGGTCAGGATGCCCAATACCTCAGCCTTTCTTTTAGGTTTTCTTTTTCCAACTGAGCCCACTTTGCTTCATTCAAAGTAATAATTTTTCCTTCTGTTTAATTCAGAGAGAATCACACAGACCGTTGAAATCACTAAACACACCGTGGATATTGAGGAGAAAGGGGTCAAGCTTAAACTGACCATCGTAGACACACCTGGCTTTGGAGATGCAGTGAACAACACAGAGTGGTATGTCAGCAACGATCCTCTTGAACAGATGTCTCCACACATTTTCTATAGTAACCTAAAAGTTATTCAGGCAAAGAAAAGTATTGGCTCCCTGGGCAAAAAGCACTTTGCTTAGCTGTTTTATAACTATAAAAACAAAGTGGAGTTCTCGAAGCTGGTCTGCAACTCTCACGTCATCATGCCAGCTATGCCAGACAGCAGCTAGTTGTGCAAAATTGTATGGTCTTGTTCTGGGCCTGTACTTGCCTTGAGAGAAAATATATGTATTAGGAATTAGAGGGCAGGGTCCCACTGTCTTAATGTTTTACCTCAAAGCAGGGAACACAAAAGGTCAGAAAGAAGACGTGTTTATGCAGGCAGCATTTCtggcttccccccccccccataggtcAGAGGAGAATATATTCCCTCTTGTATTAATTACCATCTGAAAGGCAGCTCTTTCTCTTCTACTTAGTTGGAAGTCAGTTGCGGACTACATCGACCAGCAGTTTGAACAGTACTTCAGGGATGAAAGTGGCCTAAACCGCAAAAACATTCAAGACAACCGAGTACACTGCTGCCTTTATTTCATCTCTCCTTTTGGCCATGGGTAAGACATTATACAAGCCTGTGTTAGTTGCCTTTGCAGAAGTTACTGCTAGGGGTTACAAAGCATGTCAGATACTCCCCCAGCTAAGTTTTATTGCACACATTTTCAGTATAATATCACCAATAGTCACAGTTTTAGACAAATGTGCATTTATGTAAAATGGTCAGCATATTCCAGTTTGGGacgttccatttttttttttctatctacaGGTAGTTGTATCCCTATTGGGTTATATTCATAAATGCAAACTATACACTAGAGCCAGAACTCTGtaaattaattgcaaaacaaaatcaaCTTATATCCCCCAGTATTGAATGATATAATTGCTGAAGGATGACCATGTAACAGCTCAATTTAGAAACAGTACAACAAATGTCTAGGAAGGgagaatttagttttttttaaaagcagttttccagaatgaaaaaaaaacacctatttaaaaaaaaaaaaaagacgcacCAAGTGGCTGCTGTGTAAGTTTAGGAACATTTCCAGTAATCACTATAGGGAGTTCTCTTAACTGAAATAGTTagttaattttcaaatttatatttttctcaagaTGGTAATGTAGATTGTAGACCACACATATTTACCAATATTGTCAGGACTGTCTTAACAGTACCATAGGCCCcggggcaaagtagtgcacttgggcccctgttttgataacaaaacagaaacattcataaacatcagaAACATCCTGATCCCCTGTGTTCCTtgggcccccagccagtgcctGTTATGCCCATATTTTAAGACGGCCCTAAATATTGTTACAGTTAATTATGCATATAGCTAAGCATTACCTTGTGTTAAGAATTGTAATATGTAAAATGGTTCTGTTTATCACTGCTGCATATGCAAAAACATACCGGTATATAGGATCCCACTATAGATCAAATAGAGCTGAGACTCTGTCAAACTTTGGTCCTTATCACTCAGCTAGCATATAAACAACTGTACCTAAatactatatatccatccattttccaacccgctgaatccgaacacagggtcacgggggtctgctggagccaatcccagccaacacagggcacaaggcaggaaccaatcccgggcagggtgccaacccaccgcaggacacacacaaacacacccacgcaccaagcacacactagggccaatttagaatcgccaatccacctaacctgcatgtcttcggtttcctcccacagtccagagcgcccggaggaaacccatgcagacactgagagaacatgcaaactccacgcagggaggacccgggaagcgaacccaggtctcccaactgcgaggcagcagcgctacccactgcgccacccaatactatatattataaattcaatttcaattcaagagaaggaaaaaagaaactgaGAGAACAAGGAATAGTGCACACAAACACTTTAACACTGGAAAGATAAATTGATAAACAGAAGTGGAGGACTTGCAGCTTGAAGAGAGCAGGTGAAATCCTCAAAATCTTGTGATTTCAACCACTTGCAGAAGACCATCTTTATTAAACATGGCAgcatgataacaaaaaaaaaagttacttttttagtaaactaataaaaaaaagcaaaatatatcaacattatataaaatctaccTAATTAGGAACCGAGTACAACCTACacaaacagaagtaaaaaaaaaaggactagTGATGTGACACCTAAAAAAGTATTAATATATTTGAAGGCATGTTTAATTTGCTCACACATTTCAGAATGttacaattaatttttaaaaagcatgaccctgtgttaggatatagtgggttggataatggatggatggcagctAATTATGAGATTCCACTACTCTTAACTTAAAATATACAAGGGGTAGTAACAAGCCTTAAAACCGTAGCAATTGTAAGACTGACAGGCCTGTTGACCCCTATAGATTTTATCCAACATTGTAATAATAGAAAGATACATATCCCTTATAGCCTTATGAACAATACAACTACTCTTAGCTGCTAGTACACCATATTCTTCCAAAGAGTACCATTAAGGATACAATTACATTTATTGCATtggtttttgctttattttagatATTATCACAGGAAACCAACATTACTTTTACTTTCCTACAAAGTTCACAGAATACTCTCCCTTTCGGAGTGATAATCTAATTTTTATTAATGCTTTACTGAAGAAAGCATTAACAGGAAACAATAGAGAAAAAGAAGGGATATGAAAGCAAGGCActtgccaaataaataaattttgcattAATGAGTGCCTTCATTCTTGTAACACTCCAGGAACATAAACAGAGCACAGTCAATGTTATCCTATACTTGAACCCACAGTGGAAACTGATTGATCAATTTGTTGTTTGCAAATGATCTTTTGTTTAATTCAAGTCTATATCGAATTCTGTAAACTTGAATCATAGATATGTATGCACTGATAAGGACATTATGTGATGATTTCTGTTTTAGGCTTCGGCCTCTTGATGTTGAATTTATGAGGGCTCTTCATGAAAAGGTTAATATTGTACCAATTCTGGCAAAAGCAGACACTCTGACGCCTTctgaagtgaagaaaaaaaaaatgaaggtaagAGAAGTTAACTGCATTTTAACTATACATTACAGCTCTTTCTTACCAAGATGTCTGCCTGTCGATATGCAATGCATGGAGAGAGACAATGCACAGAAAAACGGGATAAGGACTTGTTAGTTCAAACATGAAGATGGACAAAATTTCTTTTGAATGAATATTGTTTTATTGCTAAAGCGCAAGTTATAATGTTCACTGCAAAGCAAGAAAGTTAGTTCAGTGCCAAAAAGCTGAACAAAGGTAACCATCTAAAACCTCTGCCAGTCAAAGCAAAGGCGGCTATAGATAACGGCTTATTTGAATTCAATCATGATGGAAGGTAGTCTAATGTGGTTATGTACTGGGATAgatctatatttttttttataaattaacctGTACTTTCTCTTGTTTTCAGATCAGAGAGGAGATAGAACAGTACAGTATTAAAATTTATCAGTTTCCTGACTGTGACTCAGATGAAGATGATGAGTTCAAGCAGCAAGACCATGAGCTTAAGGTGGGCAGAAATATCAGTGACTGaagctgtagtactagggtgttgtaccgtgttagccattatgaatgtagagaaaagccaagtgaCTGAAGCTGTAAATTTACAGAGTTGGTGAGGTTGGTTTGGTTATGTCTCATGTATTATCtggttgatttaaaaaaaatatatgaacataagtGAAGCTATAAATAATGTTACCTGTCTGCATGTTACTCTTAGGAAAGCATTCCATTTGCCGTGATTGGCAGTAACACTGTGGTAGAAGCAAAAGGAAAGAGAGTGCGAGGCCGTCTCTACCCATGGGGCATTGTAGAAGGTAAGGAAGGGGTGGGGGgaggtcaaaaaaaacaaaacacacccacacagcacAGCATACCTGTTAGATTAAACATTTTCCCCAAATGCAGTAAATTTAGACAGCTGTGTACAATGCAGTGGGACAGTTGCTGGATTCATAGTAACAAAGAAAGGAATTTTAAAAGACAAGACCACTACAGTTTTATTCGTTCTTTGCACCAAGATCCTATGACTTCCCTACTTCCACAATGCAAGTCATGGCACTGAAGAAATAGATGTGCAAATGTGCCAAATAAGGGAAGCCTTCTTCATATGGAAGGGCAGTAGTAATAACCCTTCAGTGCAGTCATTCTGCTAAAGTCAGTTTGGACTACAAGTCTAGACTCCCTGACACCAATGCTTTTCTCCTATTTTACAGTTGAGAACAGCGCACACTGTGATTTTGTTAAGCTCAGGAACATGCTGGTGCGCACCCACATGCAAGACTTGAAGGATGTAACTCGAGAGACACACTATGAAAACTACCGTGCCCAATGCATTCAAAGCATGACCAGGATGGTGGTCAAAGAGAGGAATCGCAAGTAAGAGTTAAAGTGCTGTTCATttgtagtgttttatttatt
This region of Erpetoichthys calabaricus chromosome 8, fErpCal1.3, whole genome shotgun sequence genomic DNA includes:
- the LOC114655695 gene encoding septin-5 isoform X1; this translates as MNPWSKVKKKTAILRVIRKPQTEECPPAPPGFEDDGNIVAPLDGLQISGELSWSKSDLFMPPGGGQNQPHSYFMKEDTEDAELERIMKDFHQHEKILPDGNVEGTNSPTLLRPPVSGKAGHEPVLDSEQRYRGQLNSQTPVAPPSPSRPKSPWARFDPYDSAEDQEKEYVGFATLPNQVHRKSVKKGFDFTLMVAGESGLGKSTLVNSLFLTDLYKDRKLLNAEERITQTVEITKHTVDIEEKGVKLKLTIVDTPGFGDAVNNTECWKSVADYIDQQFEQYFRDESGLNRKNIQDNRVHCCLYFISPFGHGLRPLDVEFMRALHEKVNIVPILAKADTLTPSEVKKKKMKIREEIEQYSIKIYQFPDCDSDEDDEFKQQDHELKESIPFAVIGSNTVVEAKGKRVRGRLYPWGIVEVENSAHCDFVKLRNMLVRTHMQDLKDVTRETHYENYRAQCIQSMTRMVVKERNRNKLTRESGTDFPIPVAPGVTDSETEKLIRQKDEELRRMQEMLQKIQEQMHGQKEY
- the LOC114655695 gene encoding septin-5 isoform X2; amino-acid sequence: MNPWSKVKKKTAILRVIRKPQTEECPPAPPGFEDDGNIVAPLDGLQISGELSWSKSDLFMPPGGGQNQDQEKEYVGFATLPNQVHRKSVKKGFDFTLMVAGESGLGKSTLVNSLFLTDLYKDRKLLNAEERITQTVEITKHTVDIEEKGVKLKLTIVDTPGFGDAVNNTECWKSVADYIDQQFEQYFRDESGLNRKNIQDNRVHCCLYFISPFGHGLRPLDVEFMRALHEKVNIVPILAKADTLTPSEVKKKKMKIREEIEQYSIKIYQFPDCDSDEDDEFKQQDHELKESIPFAVIGSNTVVEAKGKRVRGRLYPWGIVEVENSAHCDFVKLRNMLVRTHMQDLKDVTRETHYENYRAQCIQSMTRMVVKERNRNKLTRESGTDFPIPVAPGVTDSETEKLIRQKDEELRRMQEMLQKIQEQMHGQKEY
- the LOC114655695 gene encoding septin-4 isoform X4, encoding MDQEKEYVGFATLPNQVHRKSVKKGFDFTLMVAGESGLGKSTLVNSLFLTDLYKDRKLLNAEERITQTVEITKHTVDIEEKGVKLKLTIVDTPGFGDAVNNTECWKSVADYIDQQFEQYFRDESGLNRKNIQDNRVHCCLYFISPFGHGLRPLDVEFMRALHEKVNIVPILAKADTLTPSEVKKKKMKIREEIEQYSIKIYQFPDCDSDEDDEFKQQDHELKESIPFAVIGSNTVVEAKGKRVRGRLYPWGIVEVENSAHCDFVKLRNMLVRTHMQDLKDVTRETHYENYRAQCIQSMTRMVVKERNRNKLTRESGTDFPIPVAPGVTDSETEKLIRQKDEELRRMQEMLQKIQEQMHGQKEY
- the LOC114655695 gene encoding septin-4 isoform X3, producing the protein MRLDQEKEYVGFATLPNQVHRKSVKKGFDFTLMVAGESGLGKSTLVNSLFLTDLYKDRKLLNAEERITQTVEITKHTVDIEEKGVKLKLTIVDTPGFGDAVNNTECWKSVADYIDQQFEQYFRDESGLNRKNIQDNRVHCCLYFISPFGHGLRPLDVEFMRALHEKVNIVPILAKADTLTPSEVKKKKMKIREEIEQYSIKIYQFPDCDSDEDDEFKQQDHELKESIPFAVIGSNTVVEAKGKRVRGRLYPWGIVEVENSAHCDFVKLRNMLVRTHMQDLKDVTRETHYENYRAQCIQSMTRMVVKERNRNKLTRESGTDFPIPVAPGVTDSETEKLIRQKDEELRRMQEMLQKIQEQMHGQKEY
- the LOC114655695 gene encoding septin-4 isoform X5, yielding MVAGESGLGKSTLVNSLFLTDLYKDRKLLNAEERITQTVEITKHTVDIEEKGVKLKLTIVDTPGFGDAVNNTECWKSVADYIDQQFEQYFRDESGLNRKNIQDNRVHCCLYFISPFGHGLRPLDVEFMRALHEKVNIVPILAKADTLTPSEVKKKKMKIREEIEQYSIKIYQFPDCDSDEDDEFKQQDHELKESIPFAVIGSNTVVEAKGKRVRGRLYPWGIVEVENSAHCDFVKLRNMLVRTHMQDLKDVTRETHYENYRAQCIQSMTRMVVKERNRNKLTRESGTDFPIPVAPGVTDSETEKLIRQKDEELRRMQEMLQKIQEQMHGQKEY